The following coding sequences lie in one Acidobacteriota bacterium genomic window:
- a CDS encoding dipeptidase — translation MKTSTRTFVFVLLLAVGLLACGGSGPAEEPVRETEDLRTKADRLAQEMLIVDTHIDVPYRMTAGLEDISVATEKGDFDYPRAQQGGLDSPFMSIYIPASYQTDGGAKDFADELIDMVEGFTTQWPEKFALAASPDAVEAVAAEGKIALPMGMENGAPVEGSLENLRHFFERGIRYITLTHSENNHICDSSYSEERQWNGLSPFGREVVAEMNRLGMMIDISHVSDDTFYQVMELSQAPVIASHSSARRFTPEFERNMNDDMIRLLAENGGVIHINFGSAFLSAEAREKSQALWAAMRTYAEENGLSRGDTELQEYLDHYRQENPPVFADIRDVVAHIEHVVGLVGVDHVGLGSDYDGVGDSLPTGLKDVASYPNLIYELLQKGYSEEDVEKILSGNLMRVWRQVEETARSMQASAG, via the coding sequence ATGAAGACTTCTACTCGCACCTTCGTGTTCGTTCTGTTGCTCGCCGTCGGCTTACTGGCCTGCGGTGGCTCCGGCCCCGCCGAGGAGCCGGTTCGAGAAACCGAGGATCTCCGCACCAAGGCCGATCGCCTGGCCCAGGAGATGCTGATCGTCGATACCCACATCGACGTGCCGTATCGCATGACGGCGGGGCTCGAAGACATCTCCGTCGCCACCGAGAAGGGAGACTTCGACTATCCGCGCGCTCAGCAGGGTGGGCTCGATTCCCCTTTCATGTCGATTTACATCCCGGCCTCTTACCAGACCGATGGCGGCGCCAAGGATTTCGCCGACGAGCTCATCGACATGGTCGAGGGCTTCACCACCCAGTGGCCCGAGAAGTTCGCCCTCGCTGCGTCGCCGGATGCCGTCGAGGCGGTGGCGGCGGAAGGCAAGATCGCTCTGCCGATGGGGATGGAGAACGGTGCCCCGGTCGAGGGCAGTCTCGAGAACTTGCGGCACTTCTTCGAGCGCGGCATTCGCTACATCACCCTCACCCATTCGGAGAACAACCACATCTGCGACTCTTCCTACTCGGAGGAGCGCCAGTGGAATGGCCTGAGCCCCTTCGGCCGTGAGGTGGTGGCGGAGATGAACCGCCTCGGCATGATGATCGACATCTCCCATGTCTCCGACGACACCTTCTACCAGGTGATGGAGCTGTCGCAGGCGCCGGTGATCGCCTCGCACTCCTCGGCGCGGCGCTTCACGCCCGAGTTCGAGCGCAACATGAACGACGACATGATCCGATTGCTGGCGGAGAACGGCGGCGTTATCCACATCAACTTCGGCAGTGCCTTCCTGAGCGCCGAGGCGCGCGAGAAGTCGCAGGCCCTGTGGGCGGCGATGCGCACCTATGCGGAGGAGAACGGACTTTCCCGCGGCGACACCGAGCTCCAGGAGTACCTCGATCACTACCGCCAGGAGAACCCGCCGGTGTTCGCCGACATCCGTGACGTGGTGGCGCACATCGAGCACGTGGTGGGCCTGGTGGGGGTCGATCACGTCGGCCTCGGATCCGACTACGACGGCGTCGGTGATTCTTTGCCCACCGGGCTGAAAGACGTTGCGTCCTATCCCAATCTGATCTACGAGCTGCTGCAAAAGGGCTACTCGGAAGAAGACGTCGAGAAGATCCTCAGCGGCAACCTGATGCGCGTCTGGCGCCAGGTGGAGGAGACGGCGCGCTCGATGCAGGCGAGTGCCGGCTAG